The region CTAACTGCAAAAGTGAGTCAGTCCTCATGTTAAATTCTATATTCTAAATTCAGCCTATGTTAAATTCCCCAATTTTACAACACAGGTATACATGCTTACAGCAAAATATAGTTTTGGTCTCTAAAGCTAGTGTGCTTCTTAGTGACAATCGTACAGGGGtgtttcatttttaataacagtTATATTAAGGCACACAGGTATGAATAATTATGTTTGTATTCGCTTTGAATGACATCTGTGTGCTGGAGAGCTAAGTCCAGGGACCTGCTAGCAGggactgctagctgctgtggtctTGACCGTCTTTGCCTTTTTTGAGCTTTTTATTATAAATATCAGatgatatcctcctgactaccaggaaggtagtcaggaggatataggtgccctgacacttgcacgactttgatccacgcacttgcacgcacatcatcgtgacaatcccacccactgtgttcccagctagaCGCCACTCTTTGTTCCACTGGCCACCATGCATTGTATGCTGGGTGCTGcgtatacaaaataattatttcgtagcggattaatcattttctctttaagctggctgttgaaaacacctctaatcgcttccagaatcacagcagACTGTTCCAGCTGGAGTGTCTCTTGCATGCGCACGcgctgaacgaggtggagaaagcatgagtcatctaaaaaggtaattatttggcatgtttatattgtcatggtttggtaaaacagttgcatgttctttccttcttgtgtgcagttgtaaaagtatgtttatgatagatttaacgtctcgttataatcgttcagacgagctgtgctctgatgtgatgcgctgacgcaatcactcacaccgttcacttctttactcgacgAACTGCGCGTGCCGTCTCACGTACTATCAAGCATCGTACATCCTCACGTCGTGTTGGTGAGTAGATCATGCAACGTTCACAGCCATTGCACATttgttgcatgactttgatgtgtgagaaatttttttgaacatttgcaCGCGGCATCACacatctcacgttcagtctacacccattaATGATGGGTTTACTCAACAGTACGACAcactgcatacgaggtctgttaaagtaacggtcctttttattttttttaaaaactatatggatttcattcatatgtttttacgtcagacaagcttgaaccctcgtgcgcatgcgtgagtttttccacgcctgtcggtgacgtcattcgcctgtgagcgcgccttgggaaggagtggtcccgccccctcgtcggattttcattgtctggaaatggcggaatgaaaaggactttttttccatcagaattttttcagaagctgttagagactggcacctggaaaccatttgaaaaatttatctggctttcggtgaaaattttatgggcttcacagagaataaggtctgttagtacagctttaaggacccctttaaggacgctcggtgcgccacgctcctttcactgatacttactggactggtaagcattgaaagccgagatagacatgtccaaacgtgtcctctgacacgccgaaacggaggtgttcctttgtctcgcttccaaagtgaatcggtcgtgacgtgcaaagcctccgcgcgcctttccatgacaaaatctcttgttaaaagtgaaatctgccggaaaatggctgatgtccagctcttgtgataaccagagaaagagcacatgacggtctcgtatccacagagccatccgtttagaaatggtccggtggcttgtgccgcgttgttgcagctcggagcgcggcgcaccgaacgtccttaaaggggtccttaaagctgtactaacagaccttattctctgtgaagcccataaaattttcaccgaaagccagataaatttttcgaatggtttccaggtgccagtctctaacagcttctgaaaaaattctgatggaaaaaaagtccttttcattccgccatttccagacaatgaaaatccgatgagggggcgggaccactccttcccaaggtgtgctcacaggcgaatgatgtcaccgacaggcgtggaaaaactcacgcatgcgcacgagggttcaagcttgtctgacgtaaaaacatatgaatgaaatccatatagtttttgaaaaaaataaaaaggactgttactttattgacagacctcgtacaggtgcgtgaatcaaagttgtgcaagtgtcagggggccttaaggctTGCTGTGTCATTAATTATAGTGATGGACCATTAAAAAATATCTGTACTCCACTatttttctgttgagtgaaatttatTTAGCCAATTAGCATTGTTAGCACCCATTAGGAGGTACTGAGAGCTTGGTGGTTATCTTCACAATTACCCTACAATCGCTGAGGCAATATGTCTGTCAAAAACTTTAATGCCCACACCGAAGCCGCccattatgaaaaccactgcccagtcCACCAAAAAAAGTGTTAATAAaatggttagcctgttagctttagcttgttcggTAACTCCGGGATGGGTAGCTTCCTTTTTCTCTCCCAAATCATCCTATGTTTCTAGACCCCCGAAGGTTACAACATGCGTATGTTTACCCCTGTAGGGATCCATTTCATTTTATCAgacacttttatttttgcctGTTTGGTGGTGACGAGAAGCAGTTTGCTGTTGTTGATTTTTAGCTTTCCCCGTTCAATAACATCATATCGCCAGTTAGCCTGTGACAGTGTTTTTGTCCTGAGAGAAAAGATTCACCCCTAAAACCTCTGAAAATTAGAGCCTTGGTTGAAAAATGTccttgaattcattcattcatgttcagctgcttatccaggtctgagatgcagcagagcaagcagctcatcccttaGTGTTCTTGAATGTTGAGGACAAACTGGCACTGGTTCTCTGAGGGAATTGATGGATGTTTGTCAAAGAGTAAAAAGGTTTGCGCTCAGCCCAATTGGAAGTTGTCAGTTGTGCTTAAAATAGGAAGAAATGTGATTGCATTTAGTTTGCCGTCATTTTGTTTAAAATGACTGAACATCTCAAGTGATTCCACCATCTGTTGATGTCAACAGCATGTTTAATTTGTtgcattttaaaagaaaaatttttgaaaaatgtcagttcccacctgtgacctttctggtgtacccagtccagggtgtaccccgcctcacgctctatgactgctgggatacaatCCGgccacccgtgacccttaactggagtaagcggttgaagatcagtgaatgatttttttttttttttttttcttaataggaAGCTTGTTTTGATTCTTTGCTCTTCTTCCTGTTCTGCAGAGAGCTGGGCAGAGAACTACAGGGATCCAGGAATACACAGATTTGGGTGGAGAGACGTAAACACCATCACATTTGATTATCACTTTCACATCACAATAGCAGCTAAAAACAAACCGATCTCTCAGGGTATCAAACGGTAAAAGCAGATGAGATGGAAATCAGACCGTTGCGCTCATAATTGCAGGAAGATGGAGATGAGCGGAAAGAGGAAAAGACACGGATGTAGAGGGCCAAGATGGAGGGGTGGAAGGGATCAGCGGAGGAAAAGGTCGCTGAGTGATACAAGTAGTTGTGTCTGTGGGTTAGTGGCTTGGCGCCAATGTTGGTGCTCTGCTGGAGAAAGATCAGACTGAAGAGTGAGATGTTCCACCTGGAATGCTGAATGCACTCAGAGGAAAAGCTCTTCAGCATTTTTGACTGTAGGATATTTGATGAACTATTCCAAACTGTCATTCGGTCTACCACATCATTTGGCATAAAGTTTACTTTTGTTTATTGGCTTTTTGGTTTAGAATTATtagcagtggcggctccagaggattttttttttcctttatggcACAAGAACATTTTGTGATTATTTTGTAGTGGGGAAATATCATTTCTGGTAAATATTAGGCATACACCGAGCTGCTACTTTGGATTGGTATTGACCTTTGATCTGATATTGGCAAAAATTGCTGGATtgcatattgaaaaaaaaaaaaaaaaaatatatatatatatatatatatatatatatatatatatatatatatatatatatatatatatatatatatatatatatagcttaggGGAGCAGATTGTTTCACAGTTTGAGTTGATGCTTTGGTAACCAGCTAGGTTAGCAAAGTACACCCGACTGATGTATTTAAATGACTTGTTGTAAGACGGAAGACTGTCCATTTGGTATCAGCTGATACTGAAGCTTCCAGTATCGGTATCGTATccaacatgaaaaactggtttcCTTAATAAacatgcattttaatgtaaatttcGACTGTCTATTACATTACAGTACAGTAATTTGTGTGACCTTGTGGGCCATGAAGATGTTGCAGGTGAGCCATGAggattaaaaataatgaaaattttgttttttaagaaCTTTGATTTTCTATTTTGTAGTAAAGTTTAAAAATACCTAaaaaatatttgattattttgaaaatgtaataaaaacaaagCCAAGGGATTTACATTGTGTAATTATTTATCCagcctactatatatatatatatatatatatatatatatatatatatatatatatatatatatatatatatacacacacacacacactttgtaaaATAACGTACAGGCAGAACAACAGAAAAAGGCAACAACAAAACACATTTAGAATGGTGGCTGGTCTCCTTTCGTTCATTGGTCTTGCAGCATTATCTTTTTGTAGCTGTACGCCTGCAGGTTTAAGATTTGTCTGTCAAACCTAAAGTTCATCAGAGTGACAGAGATCTTCAGGTTTGGGGCTGTAAGTCAGAACATGTACAGGCATGAAAAAAGCTGCATGAAAATGGAAATCGTCCCCTATTTGGATTCAGCAGAGTTCTCATTGAGACACAACAGCTTTCAATTAGCGTGACAATTGTCTGCTTCATGAAATTTGTCATGTCCAGGCTTGACTCACAggctgcagtacaaacacacctaATGAACTTTGATTCTTCAGTTTAAAAATGTCTGTGGGAAATTGCAACACAAATCCTGCAGTGTGTCATGGAGGTTAATTTTGGGAATTTTAATGCAACATTTGTTCTTGGATCCTATTTTTctatgcaaagggaggaacatttGCAAAGATGTTGTTTCCTGTTTTCTTCCTGCAGTTCAGTCTGATACATACAGTAGAGATGCAACTGCAAACTAACACAAAATTAAATCTGTTCCTTCATTCCACAGACTGCtgcaattttttctttttttatcttttgtgtttgttttgcagatgaacaaaaccaacaaaaaaaaatcttactgcTCCAACATTTGCATTTTAACTTatcattaaaatgttaaaatgcacTGGATTGTGTGTTGAGAACGGCCGGTGCGTGCGCTCAGCTAAGAGTAGGAGGGCAGAAGGAGAGGAGGGGGTCCTGGGAGGGATTATAAAAGGTGGTGAGCTTTCACATGCGCCAACAGACTTCTGAGTGATCTTGGCTACTTTGGATCGAGCGGCACAAAGCTGTAATCTGAAGACAATAGAGATGGCGCTTGCAACTGAAAGTACTTATGAGTACTATGACTACGAGGAGACGGAAAACTCCACCATGTGTGACTATTCTGAGTGGGAGCCTTCATACTCTGTCATCCCACTGCTCTACATGCTGATCTTCATCCTTGGCCTCTCCGGGAACGGGGTCGTCATCTTCACCGTGTGGAGAGCCCAAGGCAAGTGGCGTGCTACTGAAGTCTACATAGGAAACCTGGCTCTTGCCGACCTCACCTTCGTGGTCACACTGCCTCTGTGGGCCGTGTACACGGCCATGGGCTACCACTGGCCGTTTGGAGTGGCTCTGTGTAAGATCAGCAGCTATGTGGTCCTGCTTAACATGTATGCCAGCGTCTTCTGCCTCACCTGCATGAGCTTTGATCGCTACCTGGCCATCGTCCACTCACTGACCAGCAACCAGCTGCGTACGCGCAATCACATGCGAGCCTCCTTGATGGCTGTCTGGCTGACGTCTGGTCTCCTGGCCGCACCGACTCTCATCTTCCGTACCACCAAATACGATGCAAACAGCAACCGTACTTCTTGCGCCATGGACTTCAGCCTGGTGGTGACAAATAAGGACCAGGAGGCCCTGTGGGTTGCCTTCCTCAGCATCTCCTCAACGGCTTTGGGTTTTCTTCTCCCTTTCCTGGCCATGATGGTGTGTTACTGCTTCATTGGCTGCACAGTGACCCGCCACTTCAACACTCTGCGTAAGGAGGACCAGCGTAAACGCAGGCTGCTGAAGATCATCACCACGCTGGTTGTGGTGTTTGCCgcctgctggatgcccttccacgTGCTGAAGAgtgccgacgccctctcgtaccTGGACTTGGCACCTGCTACCTGTGCCTTCCTCCGCTTTCTGCTGCTGGCTCACCCCTACACCACCTGCCTGGCCTATGTCAACAGCTGCCTCAACCCTTTTCTTTATGCTTACTTTGACTTGCGCTTTCGATCCCAGTGCCTGTGCCTGCTCAACCTGAAGAAGTCCCTTCATGCCAGCCCGGCCAGCTCCCTGTCCTCACAGAAGACAGAGGCCCAGTCTCTGGCCACAAAAGTGTGATGAACCGATCAATACCCAGAGGCGTGCTAGGGAAGGGGTGAACAAAGCAGGTACAAAATGACAGGTTCAGCACGTCACCTCTGCTTTTCTGTGGACTACTAACGGAGTGAAGGCACGGCCACTTCTCTGTGCTCCTGTGAAGAAGACACTCAGGCTTGTGGGTTTTTGGTTCTGACTCCAACTTCACAATCGGCAAGCATGGAGCAAAACTGAACTTCTTAGTACAAGGGACCAAGCAGCAGGAACGGTATAACCTAGACTTTTAATGGattgtgtgcaaaaaaaaaatgtaggttttgaaggactgCGTGAGCCTGAGCTCTGATCCACGAAAGCTTGTCTAGCAAGGTGCAGACCCAAACCCTGCTGTTCTTGTTTTCGTCATCTAGTAGAAGCTCCGGCTCATTCTAACGGCACCACAGCCGGCGGTCTGCGTGTGTGAAGGGTGTGCCAGGCGGCGAGAGGGGTTGGTGTCTAAGTGCATTGTAAGGGGAGACGGGGATGGCgggaggtggggtgggggtgggcagtcccagacagacggacagatggcagCTGACAAATGTTTTCAGGCTGGTGGAGGGCCAAATTAAAAGGTGACTGCATTGACAGTTTGCCTGCATGAGTTTGAAGAAGTTGGCGTTGGTACACTGAGCAAcacaaaggattttttttttgtgaatatatAATTTGTGTTGATGATTTGTAATAAAAATGGAgctatgaaggaaaaaaaaaatctctctctgGTCTTTGGTTTATTTGGTCTTGCTGGAATGTATTTTCTCCTTCTGGGTGAATGTGCTTTTTCCTGTTATGACATTGTTGAGGGGAGTTGCTCTCTCATTGTGTTTCACCAAATCAAAGCATGTGTCTGCAGGAAATACGTTCGACTTCTGTTTCCCTCTCCACCTCTTAGAATTCGCTCACACAATTGGCGAGTACAGAAGTTTCTAAAAttggatggaaaaaccaccgggaATTAGTGTTAATTAACACATCTAATTTCATTGTTGCATCAAAAATATCTTTCTGTTTCCTCACCCTCATCATGAAGTTCAACACTTTGTGTGCTTAACTGTGGTTTTGTTGCAGTGGATCCCCACAACAGGTTCCTGGTCTTAAAATTTGAATACGATGATTAACCAGTTTTGACTGTAATGAGCTTTTTTACAGGATATAATCATCAGCAGCAGGGGAGCAGAAGCAGTGAACTAATCCCGAGTTACTGATTTCTAGTGGGAGTCGATTATTCACGCCGGTCTGTGATGGATAAAGGCTGAGCCTAAATCGGTTCCTATTACAGTACACTACAGTGTGGCTTTGGGGTAAATGTGAGTGAGGTTGAACATCTGTAGATGGATCGTGGACAGGTGACATCCAGAAATGCTTTGCCCTCCAAATATTAAGAAATCTGACAGCTGCAGCCACATTCATGCCGCGCTTCCTTCATCACTGTCTTAGAGCCTTAATCTCCTCTGAGCAAAgactgaaatgtaaaaaaaaaaagttcaatggCTCTCCTGATGAAACTGTGATTGTGCAACAtactgcaaaaacacaaaatcttaTCAAGTATATTTGTCTAATTTTAGGTCAAAATACCCAATCGACACTTGATATAAGACACCATTTCAGATGTAAGGACTTGTTTCTAGATGCATTTTAAAGCTACCGTGTGTAGGATTTGCTGCCATCTAGCGGGGAGGTTGCAGACACTGGTGACAGTTTTCTTTCACTtcttgtttttgcttctttgatgGAGAGGCATGCCCCTTGTCTTATCCTGTGATGAGCATTtggatgatcctccatttcacaaaaaatgagggttctcaaacgttAACCTGCACTAGCATCCAGTAATCAGTGAACAGTGGAACAACCACTAATgcatcttttatttatttgttcaatctttgcaaccatgctgcaaaatgtgaaagaggAAGTAagcatgtcccttttgggctactgtaccaacatgTTGGTGCAATATCGTAGCCTCTGTGAGGGGCTAAAACTCATGAAAATGCATTTTTGTTCTTGAGGGTAATTATAGTCATGAAAAGATCGTTATGAAAActttattccatttctgctaaaaaaaacaaaacaaaaaaaacactcccAAATCCTCCACACTAGCTTTAAATAGCTTATGTGAAAGAGTCTTGGAAACATCTTGTTTTGAGTCATAGATGCAAAAGGCTTTGAgtccccagaacatttttaagaTGGTATTGTTTGTTGTGGCAATGACTCGGTGGTGAGGAAGACGGTCTCTTGCTCAATTCCTGAACGGGACAGTGTACCCAGAGATggctgaacaggcccagtctggATCCGCACTCTTTataaatctacatccagggtcaatcCAGAGATGCCCGTGCGTGGGTTTGCTTAACGTGAGAATGCTGTTGTGTGCCGACAAACACACAGTCCCTGAcacatccttagcctggtccgacGGCTGGGaaatgaggacctgctgcagccttcatgtgCCTTCACTGCTGTTGGGTTACAAGTCATCACCTGATCTGTCGGTGAGGACTTTGTGTTTCACCAGAGCCgtttcatgttcagggttcctgttgggccttcatggctaccgTAGCAGCCATGGGGCACACAAAGGACACAACATAAttaaccccaacaggcaatcccccacTGGGTCCTTTACCCAGGTATCACAATGTGGACGAGGGGTCAGACTTTGGTGCAAGATTAATTACAAGGCTTTATTTGAAGAATTCTTAACTACATTTTCAATTGTCTAAgctttaattatttatatatttaacatGAAAACAAGGTGTGTTCAAATGTATatcaagtaaaaaataaaaatctgccagTACAACAAGCGAAAGCTGCCTTAagggtttctttttttaaatatttaaaaactgacattgatcATTATTCTACTTGTACTGTAC is a window of Thalassophryne amazonica chromosome 17, fThaAma1.1, whole genome shotgun sequence DNA encoding:
- the aplnrb gene encoding apelin receptor B: MALATESTYEYYDYEETENSTMCDYSEWEPSYSVIPLLYMLIFILGLSGNGVVIFTVWRAQGKWRATEVYIGNLALADLTFVVTLPLWAVYTAMGYHWPFGVALCKISSYVVLLNMYASVFCLTCMSFDRYLAIVHSLTSNQLRTRNHMRASLMAVWLTSGLLAAPTLIFRTTKYDANSNRTSCAMDFSLVVTNKDQEALWVAFLSISSTALGFLLPFLAMMVCYCFIGCTVTRHFNTLRKEDQRKRRLLKIITTLVVVFAACWMPFHVLKSADALSYLDLAPATCAFLRFLLLAHPYTTCLAYVNSCLNPFLYAYFDLRFRSQCLCLLNLKKSLHASPASSLSSQKTEAQSLATKV